A genomic stretch from Leptotrichia sp. HSP-536 includes:
- a CDS encoding GyrI-like domain-containing protein, with translation MAFDFKKEFKKFYRPSQNPEIIEIPKMNFIAVRGKGNPNEKGGEYQKAVEMLYGVAYTLKMSYKTEYQIKDFFEYVVPPLEGLWWQENEKSENYLLNKELFNWISLIRVPDFVKRKDVEWAINRATEKKKKDFSKVEFFSYVEGFCVQCMHIGSYDNEPKTIQKMNDFLQKNGYNLDLAGKRYHHEIYLSDSRKTDTNKLKTIIRQPIKKQKSF, from the coding sequence ATGGCATTTGACTTTAAAAAGGAATTTAAAAAATTTTATAGACCTTCACAAAATCCTGAAATTATAGAAATTCCAAAAATGAATTTTATCGCAGTACGAGGAAAAGGAAATCCAAATGAAAAAGGGGGAGAATATCAAAAAGCAGTTGAAATGTTATACGGAGTTGCTTACACTCTTAAAATGAGCTATAAGACAGAATATCAAATCAAAGACTTTTTTGAATACGTTGTTCCGCCATTGGAAGGTCTTTGGTGGCAAGAAAATGAAAAAAGTGAAAATTATTTATTAAATAAGGAATTATTTAACTGGATTTCATTAATTAGAGTGCCTGATTTTGTAAAAAGGAAAGATGTTGAATGGGCAATAAATAGAGCAACTGAAAAAAAGAAAAAAGATTTTTCAAAAGTTGAATTTTTTAGTTATGTTGAAGGATTTTGTGTACAGTGCATGCACATTGGCTCTTATGATAATGAGCCTAAAACTATTCAAAAAATGAATGACTTTTTACAAAAAAATGGTTATAATCTTGATTTGGCTGGCAAAAGATACCATCATGAAATTTATTTAAGCGATTCAAGAAAGACAGATACAAATAAATTAAAGACAATAATAAGACAGCCTATTAAAAAACAAAAAAGTTTTTAA
- a CDS encoding glycoside hydrolase family 57 protein: MNGYLSLVLHAHLPYVRHPEYKEFLEEDWLYEAITETYIPLLEMFENLTRDNIPWNMTITMSGTLVNMMNDGLLRERYVRHINKLIEFCENEVERLSPYPDMLNVAKHNLWFNTRAKRVFEEKYGRDLVGAFRKFQDQGNLEIIPVTATHGFLPVMKDYPEAVNAQVFMAKKDYIKNFGREPKGIWLAECAYYPGQDKFLEKHGIRYFLVDAHGIMHSDPRPVYGIYSPVYTKNYVAAFARDLESSEQVWSSESGYPGDGLYREFHKDAGYELDYELVQPYLHSDGVRRNIGVKYHAITDKKGTYKAVYNPEAAAARAKEHAYNFVFNRSKQIEYLASKMKYRKPIVVSPYDAELYGHWWYEGPIFLEWVFRATAESDFSTITPYKYLEQYPTNQIVDVSMSSWGANGYYDVWIDGSNDYAYRHLHKAAQKMIELANGREPYNELEYRALNQAARELLMAQTSCWEFIMFTGTMVGYAHKKISDHVHRLFKIYEDFKNGRIDEGWLNEIESRDNIFPEIEYRMYRTDWL; encoded by the coding sequence ATGAATGGTTATTTAAGTCTTGTTTTACACGCACATCTGCCGTATGTAAGACATCCGGAATATAAAGAATTTTTGGAAGAAGATTGGCTGTATGAGGCAATTACAGAAACTTATATTCCTCTACTAGAAATGTTTGAAAACTTAACAAGAGATAATATTCCTTGGAATATGACAATTACAATGTCTGGAACACTTGTAAATATGATGAATGATGGATTGCTACGTGAAAGATACGTTCGTCACATAAATAAATTAATTGAATTTTGTGAAAATGAAGTAGAAAGACTTAGTCCATATCCTGATATGCTAAATGTTGCAAAACATAACTTATGGTTTAATACAAGAGCTAAACGAGTGTTTGAAGAAAAATATGGAAGAGATTTAGTAGGAGCATTCAGAAAATTTCAGGATCAGGGAAATCTGGAAATTATTCCAGTTACAGCTACACATGGATTTTTGCCAGTAATGAAAGATTATCCAGAAGCAGTAAATGCTCAAGTATTTATGGCAAAAAAAGATTACATCAAAAATTTTGGAAGAGAACCAAAAGGAATCTGGCTAGCTGAATGTGCTTATTATCCAGGACAAGATAAATTCCTAGAAAAACACGGAATAAGATACTTCCTAGTTGATGCACACGGAATTATGCATAGTGATCCAAGACCAGTTTATGGTATTTATTCTCCAGTTTATACAAAAAATTATGTAGCGGCGTTTGCCAGAGATTTGGAATCATCTGAACAAGTTTGGAGTTCTGAATCAGGATACCCTGGAGATGGACTTTATAGAGAATTCCATAAAGATGCTGGATACGAACTTGATTATGAACTTGTACAACCATATTTACATAGTGATGGAGTAAGAAGAAACATAGGAGTAAAATATCACGCAATTACAGATAAAAAAGGAACTTACAAAGCAGTTTACAATCCTGAAGCGGCAGCGGCAAGAGCAAAAGAACATGCCTACAACTTCGTATTTAATCGTTCAAAACAAATTGAATATCTAGCTTCAAAAATGAAATATAGAAAACCAATCGTAGTATCACCATACGATGCAGAATTATATGGACACTGGTGGTACGAAGGACCTATATTCCTAGAGTGGGTATTCAGAGCAACAGCAGAATCTGATTTTTCTACAATAACACCATACAAATACTTAGAACAATACCCTACAAATCAAATAGTTGATGTAAGTATGTCAAGCTGGGGAGCAAATGGTTATTACGACGTTTGGATTGACGGTTCAAATGACTATGCCTACAGACATTTACATAAAGCAGCACAAAAAATGATAGAATTGGCAAATGGAAGAGAACCATATAACGAATTAGAATACAGAGCATTAAATCAAGCTGCAAGAGAGCTATTAATGGCACAAACATCTTGCTGGGAATTTATAATGTTTACTGGAACAATGGTTGGATATGCTCATAAGAAAATAAGTGACCACGTTCACAGATTATTCAAGATTTATGAAGATTTCAAAAATGGAAGAATAGACGAAGGATGGCTTAATGAAATAGAAAGCAGAGATAATATTTTCCCTGAAATCGAATATAGAATGTACAGAACTGACTGGCTATAA
- a CDS encoding diacylglycerol/lipid kinase family protein has translation MKNDITQKNIKKLKKAILVYNPKSGNANMILSNFDLITRKLLEKGITLTLYSISWDYDLFTEILKNEKYDILILSGGDGTLSRCLSELYSKNIEFPEVAIFPTGTSNDFSKALNIGENIENWIEKITEKTAKYVDFGLINNKTVFLSSYAGGLFTQISYNTDKTLKKTFGKVAYYINGVGELTNIKAFDLNIVLDGNEKVKEKAILFVILNGKGVAGFDNVIDDASMNDGLMDILIIKNIDNLLDVPKILMDLMNNNLTDNDYTRTLRAKKCKIEKVKEDINLSIDGEEGGNMDVEIEFVEKKLKVFH, from the coding sequence ATGAAAAATGATATAACTCAAAAAAATATAAAAAAATTAAAAAAGGCTATTCTAGTTTACAATCCAAAATCTGGAAATGCCAATATGATTTTAAGCAATTTTGACTTAATTACGAGAAAATTGCTGGAAAAAGGGATTACTTTGACACTTTACAGCATAAGTTGGGATTATGATTTGTTTACAGAAATTTTGAAAAATGAAAAATATGACATTTTAATTTTATCAGGTGGAGACGGAACTTTGAGCCGTTGCTTGAGTGAACTTTATTCTAAAAACATTGAATTTCCTGAAGTTGCAATATTTCCGACAGGAACTTCAAATGATTTTTCAAAAGCATTAAATATCGGAGAAAATATCGAAAACTGGATAGAAAAAATTACGGAAAAAACTGCCAAATATGTTGATTTTGGGTTAATTAATAACAAAACTGTGTTTTTGTCTTCGTATGCTGGCGGACTCTTTACACAAATTTCCTATAATACGGATAAAACTTTGAAAAAAACATTTGGAAAAGTGGCTTATTATATAAATGGAGTTGGGGAACTTACGAATATAAAGGCTTTTGATTTGAATATTGTTTTGGATGGAAATGAAAAAGTTAAGGAAAAAGCAATTCTTTTTGTCATTTTGAATGGAAAAGGTGTTGCAGGGTTTGATAATGTGATTGACGATGCGAGCATGAATGACGGACTTATGGATATTTTAATTATAAAAAATATTGACAATTTATTAGATGTTCCCAAAATTTTGATGGATTTGATGAATAATAATTTGACGGATAATGATTATACAAGAACTTTACGTGCGAAAAAATGTAAAATAGAAAAAGTCAAAGAAGACATTAATTTGAGCATTGATGGCGAAGAAGGGGGAAATATGGATGTGGAGATTGAGTTTGTTGAAAAAAAATTAAAAGTTTTTCATTAA
- a CDS encoding thioredoxin family protein: MGAFEDYLKFEVTEAQEDEKQLRIIEKISLSEETEKAIKSIDKDITIIAVAQVYCPDCRATVPFLKKFSDLNNKIKIDYRSRETAKEFFPDTDERIKIPTLISYVDGKYNTFWNEFPDIVRKEMDKNPENFEDIKYNFRIGKFNAEIEKELVDYLTSL, from the coding sequence ATGGGAGCATTTGAAGATTATTTAAAATTTGAAGTTACTGAAGCTCAGGAAGATGAAAAACAGCTAAGAATTATAGAAAAAATTTCTTTATCAGAAGAAACTGAAAAGGCTATAAAAAGTATAGACAAGGATATTACAATTATCGCTGTAGCACAAGTTTACTGTCCCGATTGCCGTGCAACTGTCCCTTTCCTAAAAAAATTCAGCGACTTGAACAATAAAATAAAAATTGACTACCGTTCAAGAGAAACTGCCAAAGAATTTTTTCCAGATACAGATGAAAGAATAAAAATACCTACATTAATTTCGTATGTTGATGGAAAATATAATACTTTTTGGAATGAATTTCCAGATATAGTGAGAAAGGAAATGGATAAAAATCCAGAAAATTTTGAAGACATTAAGTACAATTTCAGAATTGGAAAGTTTAATGCAGAAATTGAAAAAGAACTGGTTGATTATTTAACTTCTTTATAA
- a CDS encoding MBL fold metallo-hydrolase, producing the protein MIEKIKIGLNNLYLFKNKNNEYLLLDTGINVKNKGILKKLIQKIGDVKKIKVIVLSHSHADHVGNLKMLIDEIGDIRVIAHKNSENVLETGKSVIPNGFYPFTKKISKKLKTKKNFSKNIFPKLEKTDMEKVIFIDFLQQEKIFLSEYGFGNMEIIETKGYSDDSVSIEVFDEKNNEKYLFCGNLVQNLCFKFPLIPLFGENKEELIENWKKIILNGYDKIFPATGKELVVRDLIRRLGKNEKNRI; encoded by the coding sequence ATGATAGAAAAAATAAAAATTGGTCTAAATAATCTGTATTTATTTAAAAATAAAAATAATGAATATTTATTGCTGGATACAGGGATAAATGTTAAAAATAAAGGAATTTTGAAAAAACTGATTCAGAAAATTGGAGATGTAAAAAAGATAAAAGTGATAGTTCTAAGCCATTCTCACGCTGATCATGTGGGAAATTTGAAAATGCTCATTGATGAAATTGGAGATATTAGAGTTATTGCACATAAAAATTCTGAAAATGTATTAGAAACAGGAAAAAGTGTTATTCCAAATGGATTTTATCCGTTTACAAAAAAGATTTCTAAAAAATTGAAAACTAAAAAGAATTTTAGTAAAAATATTTTTCCAAAATTGGAGAAAACTGATATGGAAAAAGTAATTTTTATTGATTTTTTACAACAGGAAAAGATTTTCCTTTCAGAATACGGTTTTGGAAATATGGAAATTATTGAAACAAAAGGATATTCAGATGATTCGGTTTCGATTGAAGTTTTTGATGAAAAAAATAATGAGAAATATTTGTTTTGTGGGAATCTGGTTCAAAATTTATGTTTTAAATTTCCTTTAATTCCTTTGTTTGGGGAGAATAAGGAAGAATTGATTGAAAATTGGAAAAAAATTATTCTGAATGGCTATGATAAAATTTTTCCTGCGACAGGGAAAGAACTTGTGGTGCGGGATTTAATCAGAAGATTGGGGAAAAATGAGAAAAATAGAATTTAA
- a CDS encoding GNAT family N-acetyltransferase, producing MRKIEFKIIQNSDYSDEIRNILDEEEMESLVQVKYEKMPNLFESLQKDSQKTPIIVAGIDVKTGNLVGVGACSIFKNNIGYLNSFRIKKEYRNKVNFGKAYEMLITEAKKLGVKNIITTILEENKIAQKILTKRRKSMPIYEFYKNIVFFSLKNIKKGDLMVKDEEILNYGNFEIYLKNKTNKKYVVTDYKKIYKFLYKFRKVIAFFGYSEMPEINKISNFLYIDFVLKDKNADEEKNKNEFRKAVKFIQKKGYNCDFFMIGSYENSFLEKNLDKMKVFKHKSKMYRVFYKGTENSENIKNCNENFENDNLGFLFWNL from the coding sequence ATGAGAAAAATAGAATTTAAAATTATTCAAAATAGTGATTACAGCGACGAAATAAGAAATATTCTAGATGAAGAGGAAATGGAATCGCTTGTACAGGTAAAATATGAGAAAATGCCGAATTTATTTGAATCATTGCAGAAGGATAGTCAAAAGACACCGATTATTGTGGCAGGAATTGATGTTAAAACTGGTAATCTTGTGGGTGTTGGAGCCTGTTCCATTTTCAAAAACAATATCGGGTATTTAAATTCATTTAGAATAAAAAAAGAATATCGGAATAAAGTTAATTTTGGCAAGGCTTATGAAATGCTGATAACAGAAGCGAAAAAACTTGGGGTAAAAAATATAATTACAACTATTTTGGAAGAAAATAAAATAGCACAAAAAATTTTGACAAAAAGGCGAAAAAGTATGCCAATTTATGAATTTTATAAAAATATTGTATTTTTTAGCTTAAAAAATATAAAAAAAGGCGATTTAATGGTAAAGGATGAAGAAATTTTAAACTATGGAAATTTTGAAATTTATCTGAAAAATAAGACAAATAAAAAATATGTTGTGACAGATTACAAAAAAATTTATAAATTTTTGTATAAATTTAGAAAAGTAATAGCTTTTTTTGGATATTCAGAAATGCCTGAAATCAATAAAATTTCAAATTTTTTGTATATAGATTTTGTTTTAAAGGATAAAAATGCAGATGAGGAAAAAAATAAAAATGAATTTAGAAAAGCTGTAAAATTTATTCAAAAGAAAGGCTATAATTGTGATTTTTTTATGATTGGAAGTTATGAGAACTCGTTTTTGGAAAAGAATTTAGATAAAATGAAGGTTTTTAAGCATAAGAGCAAGATGTACAGGGTTTTTTATAAAGGAACGGAAAATAGTGAAAATATAAAAAATTGTAATGAGAATTTTGAAAATGATAACTTAGGCTTTTTATTTTGGAATTTATAG
- the recJ gene encoding single-stranded-DNA-specific exonuclease RecJ, whose translation MRNTKWTAKTIPNPRQEREYIEKDNNQKSDEKTKKLKKTKTKKQNFENTNLSSVIDNDILKILHSRGITTEKEVREFLNPKLENIQNPYGLWDMENTVLEIEKAIKEQKNIWIYGDYDVDGITSTSILYMALKELGAENVNYYIPIRDEGYGLNNEALKKIKESGADLVITVDCGITAFPEVEFANSINLPIIITDHHNLHGDKVPDAIAVVNPKRPENEFSFEFLAGVGTIFMVILCLYERIGKKAKAYKYLDLVAIGTVADIVPLVEENRILTKFGLEQLSRSKNKGLRFLLYKLFSTQNSDFNEKTEYNSYDVGFIIAPVFNAAGRLKDAKMVVKLLISDNDREIEIIVKELINKNFERKELQNEIVEKVEKHIEESDLKEDYVIVDYSPEYHHGVIGIAASKIVDKYYKPAIIIEVKEDEGIAVGSCRSIGNFNILEALQSMPELFVKFGGHSGAAGFTIGIKNLELFKKKINKFAKTKLKEEDFVKIIEIDKQIPIQKVSYEFFQIIELLKPFGFGNPMPTFRTNNVLFENIKFIGENKNHIMFDIKQKGFFNRNAVWFNSGEYFKELNENLFYDIVYKLKTEMFQDRYYTKVYIEDVKVSKLKDDTLLYYHSLFNTSFPIKSVFYTNIELESEKKITMKAEFDQISLFQGRKFIGRLDYGISNLLILLNRYYNWNFAVKIENVKQTSSHNIVNILIKKDYNFKCYDHLQAGIFKKIKEFLIGKMEYNSQTKNLLAQFFKQNKNLIIKNIFGENEKYKYKISNFENFLLTVGIYYKKITGKKSQIVINSEKKPTFNNFIKTYFDINQKYSKNDYPFTLFYNYKDTERLENIIKTDFSIQNGISYEIKENTQNLEVNEEPKQLEYKKIEKIEFKNNENVENQQENIESSNEIEKQEVRKRFCIIVNSEDFMVKMDDLDKNNIAEINTQIEVPKNVAFLENSTKKERKKAKNIFLEYLPIEEKIKLKKLLKDGEKIYSDYSINEIL comes from the coding sequence ATGAGAAATACGAAATGGACTGCAAAAACTATTCCTAATCCACGACAGGAAAGGGAATACATTGAAAAGGACAACAATCAAAAAAGTGATGAAAAAACAAAAAAATTGAAAAAAACTAAGACTAAAAAACAGAATTTTGAAAATACAAATTTAAGTTCGGTAATTGATAATGATATTTTGAAAATACTTCATTCACGGGGAATAACGACAGAGAAGGAAGTAAGGGAGTTTTTGAATCCAAAACTTGAAAATATCCAGAATCCTTATGGACTGTGGGATATGGAAAATACGGTTTTGGAAATTGAAAAGGCGATAAAGGAACAGAAGAATATTTGGATATATGGAGATTATGATGTGGATGGGATTACTTCGACATCTATTTTGTATATGGCGTTAAAGGAGCTTGGAGCGGAAAATGTGAACTATTACATTCCAATTCGGGATGAAGGGTATGGGCTGAATAATGAGGCTTTGAAGAAAATCAAAGAATCTGGGGCAGATTTGGTAATTACTGTGGATTGTGGAATTACAGCATTTCCTGAAGTGGAGTTTGCAAATTCTATAAATTTGCCAATTATTATTACTGATCACCATAATTTACATGGGGACAAAGTTCCAGATGCTATTGCGGTTGTGAATCCAAAACGTCCTGAAAATGAATTTTCCTTTGAGTTTTTAGCGGGAGTTGGAACTATTTTTATGGTAATTCTTTGTCTTTATGAAAGAATTGGGAAAAAGGCAAAAGCATATAAATATCTAGATTTAGTAGCAATTGGTACAGTTGCGGATATTGTGCCACTGGTGGAAGAAAACAGGATTTTGACAAAATTTGGGCTGGAGCAGCTTAGCCGTTCTAAAAATAAGGGGCTTAGATTTTTACTGTATAAATTGTTTAGTACGCAAAATTCAGATTTTAATGAAAAAACTGAGTATAATTCGTATGATGTGGGCTTTATCATAGCACCTGTCTTTAATGCGGCTGGAAGACTTAAAGACGCAAAAATGGTTGTGAAATTACTAATTTCTGATAATGACAGGGAAATTGAGATAATCGTAAAAGAATTGATTAATAAAAATTTTGAGCGTAAAGAATTACAGAATGAAATCGTGGAAAAAGTAGAAAAACACATTGAAGAAAGCGATTTGAAGGAAGATTATGTGATTGTTGACTATTCGCCTGAATATCATCACGGTGTAATTGGTATAGCAGCTTCCAAAATTGTGGATAAATATTACAAGCCTGCGATTATCATTGAAGTGAAGGAAGATGAAGGAATAGCAGTTGGATCGTGCCGAAGCATCGGGAACTTTAATATTTTGGAGGCGTTGCAGTCTATGCCTGAACTTTTTGTGAAATTTGGGGGACATTCTGGAGCGGCTGGATTTACGATTGGAATAAAAAATTTGGAATTGTTTAAGAAAAAAATAAATAAATTTGCAAAAACAAAACTGAAGGAAGAGGATTTTGTAAAAATAATAGAAATTGATAAGCAAATCCCAATTCAAAAGGTTTCGTACGAATTTTTCCAAATAATAGAACTTTTAAAGCCGTTTGGCTTTGGAAATCCAATGCCGACTTTCAGGACAAATAACGTACTTTTTGAAAATATAAAGTTCATTGGAGAAAATAAAAATCATATAATGTTTGACATAAAGCAAAAGGGCTTTTTTAACAGAAACGCTGTCTGGTTTAATTCTGGTGAGTATTTTAAGGAACTGAACGAGAACTTATTTTACGATATTGTTTATAAATTAAAGACAGAGATGTTTCAGGACAGGTATTATACGAAGGTGTACATTGAAGATGTAAAAGTTTCCAAATTGAAAGACGATACTTTACTATATTATCATTCACTTTTTAATACGTCTTTTCCAATAAAATCAGTATTTTACACAAATATTGAGCTGGAAAGTGAGAAAAAAATAACAATGAAAGCAGAATTTGACCAGATTTCGCTCTTTCAAGGCAGAAAATTTATCGGAAGGCTTGATTATGGCATTTCTAACTTGTTAATTTTATTAAATCGTTATTATAACTGGAATTTTGCTGTAAAAATTGAGAATGTGAAACAGACTTCAAGCCACAATATTGTGAATATTTTGATAAAAAAAGATTATAACTTCAAATGTTACGACCATTTACAAGCTGGAATTTTTAAGAAAATAAAAGAATTTCTTATTGGAAAAATGGAATATAATTCTCAAACTAAAAATTTATTGGCACAGTTTTTTAAGCAAAATAAAAATTTGATTATAAAAAATATTTTTGGTGAAAATGAAAAATATAAATATAAAATATCAAATTTTGAAAACTTTTTACTGACGGTTGGAATTTATTATAAAAAAATAACAGGTAAAAAAAGCCAGATTGTAATAAATTCAGAAAAAAAGCCGACTTTTAACAATTTTATAAAAACGTATTTTGACATAAATCAAAAATATTCGAAAAACGACTATCCATTTACGTTATTTTACAATTACAAGGATACAGAAAGGCTAGAAAATATTATAAAAACAGATTTTTCAATACAAAATGGAATTAGTTATGAAATTAAGGAAAATACTCAAAATCTTGAAGTTAATGAAGAGCCAAAACAGCTGGAATACAAAAAAATTGAAAAAATTGAGTTTAAAAATAATGAGAATGTGGAAAACCAGCAGGAAAATATTGAAAGTTCAAATGAAATCGAAAAACAGGAAGTGAGAAAAAGATTTTGTATAATTGTAAATTCTGAAGATTTTATGGTAAAAATGGATGATTTGGATAAAAATAATATTGCAGAAATAAATACTCAAATTGAAGTGCCTAAAAATGTAGCATTTTTAGAAAATTCTACGAAAAAGGAAAGAAAAAAAGCAAAAAATATTTTTCTGGAATATTTACCGATTGAAGAAAAAATTAAATTGAAAAAGCTGCTAAAAGACGGAGAAAAAATTTATTCAGATTATTCAATTAATGAAATTTTGTAA
- the ahpC gene encoding alkyl hydroperoxide reductase subunit C, producing MSLIGKKIENFTAQAYQNEEFREVNFEKDFLGKWNVVVFYPADFTFVCPTELEDLENHREELEKLGFNVYSVSTDTHFTHKAWHDHSEAIGKVKYTMIGDPTKAISREFEVLNEESGLAYRGTFVINPEGKIVAYEVNDEGIGRDASELVRRAKAAKFVADNPGLVCPAKWKEGEATLKPGLDLVGKI from the coding sequence ATGTCTTTAATAGGAAAAAAAATTGAAAATTTTACAGCTCAGGCTTATCAAAATGAAGAATTTAGAGAAGTGAACTTTGAAAAGGACTTTTTAGGAAAATGGAATGTTGTTGTATTTTATCCAGCTGATTTTACATTTGTATGTCCAACAGAATTGGAAGATTTAGAAAATCATAGGGAAGAATTGGAAAAATTAGGATTTAACGTTTATTCAGTAAGTACAGATACTCACTTTACTCATAAAGCGTGGCACGATCATTCTGAAGCAATTGGGAAAGTTAAATATACAATGATTGGAGACCCTACAAAAGCTATTTCAAGAGAATTTGAAGTATTAAATGAAGAAAGCGGATTAGCTTATAGAGGAACTTTTGTTATAAATCCTGAAGGGAAAATTGTTGCTTACGAAGTAAATGATGAAGGAATCGGAAGAGATGCTTCTGAATTAGTAAGAAGAGCAAAAGCTGCAAAATTTGTTGCTGATAACCCAGGATTAGTTTGCCCTGCGAAATGGAAAGAAGGGGAAGCTACTTTAAAACCAGGATTAGATTTAGTAGGTAAAATTTAG
- a CDS encoding thioredoxin family protein gives MTLLDSNIVEQLKMYFDKINGNIELVSFLDESEKSKELDSFLQEVDAISGKVNYVKKSFEDDKADLEKAKITRPISFTILKDGENTGINFSGIPGGHEFNSFILAILGLAGLGKKLEGEQLAKAESVNKPVNIETFISLSCTHCPDVVQALNLISASNKNITATMVDSAVFFEEAKEKDIQAVPVVFIDGEQKSVGAKTIEELLNLVVNA, from the coding sequence ATGACTTTATTAGATAGCAATATTGTGGAACAGTTAAAAATGTACTTTGATAAAATTAATGGAAATATTGAATTAGTTTCATTTTTAGATGAAAGTGAAAAATCAAAAGAGCTAGACAGTTTTTTACAGGAAGTGGACGCTATTTCAGGAAAAGTAAATTATGTAAAAAAATCATTTGAAGATGACAAAGCTGATTTGGAAAAAGCAAAAATTACTCGTCCAATATCATTTACAATATTGAAAGATGGAGAAAATACTGGAATTAATTTTTCAGGAATTCCTGGTGGACACGAGTTTAACAGCTTTATTCTAGCTATTTTAGGATTAGCTGGATTAGGAAAAAAATTGGAGGGAGAACAGCTTGCAAAAGCAGAATCAGTTAATAAACCTGTAAATATTGAAACATTTATTTCATTATCCTGTACACATTGTCCAGATGTAGTTCAGGCATTGAACTTAATTTCTGCAAGCAATAAAAACATTACAGCAACAATGGTAGACAGTGCTGTATTCTTTGAAGAAGCAAAAGAAAAAGATATTCAGGCAGTACCAGTTGTCTTTATAGATGGAGAGCAAAAGTCAGTTGGTGCAAAAACTATCGAAGAATTACTGAATCTAGTTGTCAATGCTTAA